A window of the Haloquadratum walsbyi C23 genome harbors these coding sequences:
- a CDS encoding DUF106 domain-containing protein, whose translation MPRIESKVRDLVAGDDGMRAAVEIVLDRADDGDVKWLDVKDELSSGRWGRLIETGVLVEGEEGFQLADRAATESGLETDDSSDTSTDSNVALETEVDDDESSWSIYDKGAGVLTIGLFVGYSWKPLRDLIGTVMDVPLGPLEELLPFYAVVMILALATGLYSTLLQANLMNMEKMSAYQSRMKEIQERRKEAKEEGDDDALDAIQDEQMDAMGDQLGMFKEQFRPMVWIMFLTIPVFLWMYWSIGVGANAEAQVSLSTLVLPLVGEVAWTDSVLGPIQAWIVWYFLCSMGFTQIIRKSLNIDISPSAS comes from the coding sequence ATGCCACGAATCGAATCGAAAGTACGCGATCTTGTTGCTGGTGATGATGGGATGCGTGCAGCAGTTGAGATTGTTCTTGACCGAGCCGATGACGGTGATGTAAAATGGCTTGATGTCAAGGATGAACTTTCATCAGGACGATGGGGTCGACTTATTGAAACTGGTGTCCTTGTCGAAGGTGAAGAAGGATTTCAGCTTGCTGACCGAGCGGCAACAGAGTCAGGGCTTGAAACGGATGACTCCAGTGATACCAGTACTGATTCGAATGTTGCACTTGAGACCGAGGTTGATGATGATGAGTCTTCATGGTCGATATATGATAAGGGTGCTGGCGTTCTCACAATCGGGTTATTTGTTGGATACTCATGGAAGCCACTTCGTGATTTAATTGGTACTGTAATGGATGTACCACTTGGTCCATTAGAAGAGCTTCTGCCGTTTTATGCCGTCGTGATGATCCTTGCACTCGCTACAGGGCTTTACTCAACATTACTCCAGGCAAATCTGATGAACATGGAAAAGATGTCTGCATATCAATCACGTATGAAAGAGATTCAAGAGCGACGAAAAGAAGCCAAAGAAGAGGGAGATGACGATGCGCTTGATGCAATCCAAGACGAACAGATGGATGCAATGGGCGATCAACTTGGAATGTTTAAAGAACAGTTCCGCCCGATGGTCTGGATCATGTTTCTAACTATCCCTGTCTTCCTCTGGATGTACTGGTCAATTGGCGTTGGCGCGAACGCAGAAGCACAGGTTTCACTTAGTACTCTCGTCCTTCCACTAGTCGGTGAAGTTGCATGGACCGACTCTGTGCTTGGTCCGATTCAGGCGTGGATTGTCTGGTACTTCTTATGCTCAATGGGCTTCACTCAAATTATCCGTAAGAGTCTAAATATCGATATCTCCCCGTCAGCTAGTTAA
- a CDS encoding adenylate kinase, protein MEKHILLLGPPGAGKGTQSKRLAEEFGLEHVTTGDALRGNKQMDISEMDTEYDTPGAYMDAGELVPDAVVNKIVEEALSSADGYVLDGYPRNIEQAEVLSSITELDVAILLSVSEEELVDRLTGRRVCPECGASYHIEFEPPAETGVCDECGATLTQRDDDTEETVRDRLRVYEENTEPVVEHYRDRDKLVTVNGETTPGDVFDSIVDVINS, encoded by the coding sequence ATGGAGAAACATATCTTACTTCTCGGTCCGCCGGGTGCCGGAAAGGGAACACAATCGAAGCGGCTTGCCGAAGAGTTTGGTCTCGAACACGTCACTACTGGCGACGCATTGAGAGGAAACAAGCAGATGGATATCTCTGAGATGGATACCGAGTATGATACTCCAGGTGCATACATGGATGCGGGCGAACTTGTTCCTGATGCAGTTGTGAATAAAATTGTTGAAGAAGCCCTCTCAAGTGCTGACGGTTATGTTCTTGATGGATACCCTCGAAATATTGAGCAAGCTGAGGTCCTCTCATCAATTACCGAACTTGATGTTGCAATCTTACTCTCGGTCAGTGAAGAGGAACTTGTTGACCGCCTCACCGGACGGCGTGTGTGCCCAGAATGTGGGGCAAGCTATCATATTGAATTCGAACCACCTGCTGAGACAGGTGTCTGTGATGAGTGCGGGGCAACGCTTACCCAGCGTGATGACGATACAGAGGAGACGGTTCGTGATCGACTCCGCGTGTATGAAGAAAATACGGAACCAGTAGTTGAGCACTATCGAGACAGAGACAAACTAGTTACGGTTAATGGTGAAACCACACCTGGTGATGTTTTTGACTCGATTGTCGACGTGATTAATTCCTGA
- a CDS encoding alpha/beta fold hydrolase, whose translation MHIDAQIDVGVGPSDIGLNNHNARVTSKLVDVGDVTLHCVLAGPSDGDVVLLLHGFPEFWYEWHEYILPLAAAGYRVVVPDQRGYHRSERPDAISAYHLDALATDICGILDAIGAKKTHIVGHDWGAFVAWWVALHHPTRLRTLSVINVPHPTAFRQTLWRNPKQVLRSWYVGFFQLPRVPEALAQVGNWASVTAMMQRSSRDGTFDSTDFERYRTAWGIDGAYEAMINWYRAVVRSNPQPVQTQISTPTMLLWGAQDTFLTRSLAEKSAQYCTNSEVVMFEQATHWITHEEQTQVQNRLLDHFNSAHKITHQKRH comes from the coding sequence ATGCATATAGACGCGCAGATCGACGTCGGAGTCGGTCCTAGTGATATTGGGTTAAACAATCATAATGCTCGGGTCACATCAAAATTGGTTGATGTAGGTGATGTAACTCTGCATTGCGTTCTTGCTGGACCATCGGATGGCGATGTCGTTTTACTTTTACACGGATTTCCTGAGTTTTGGTATGAATGGCATGAGTATATTCTTCCATTGGCGGCTGCGGGATATCGCGTTGTCGTTCCTGATCAGCGTGGATATCATCGTAGTGAGCGTCCCGATGCAATTTCAGCATATCATCTCGACGCGCTGGCGACAGATATCTGTGGGATACTTGATGCAATAGGCGCAAAAAAAACACATATTGTCGGACATGACTGGGGTGCATTTGTTGCATGGTGGGTGGCTCTTCATCACCCAACGCGTCTTCGGACGCTTTCAGTAATTAATGTCCCACATCCGACGGCATTCAGACAAACTCTTTGGCGAAATCCAAAACAGGTACTTCGGAGTTGGTATGTTGGATTTTTCCAACTCCCTCGAGTGCCGGAAGCACTTGCACAGGTTGGTAACTGGGCGAGCGTCACGGCAATGATGCAACGGTCAAGCCGGGATGGAACATTTGATTCGACTGATTTTGAGCGGTATCGAACTGCGTGGGGGATTGATGGTGCATATGAGGCGATGATTAATTGGTATCGAGCGGTTGTTCGATCAAACCCACAGCCGGTACAGACACAGATAAGCACACCAACAATGCTGCTGTGGGGTGCACAGGATACATTTCTAACCCGCTCACTCGCAGAAAAAAGCGCGCAATACTGCACAAATAGTGAGGTTGTTATGTTTGAACAAGCGACGCACTGGATCACACATGAAGAGCAAACCCAGGTTCAAAACCGACTCCTCGATCACTTCAATAGTGCTCACAAAATTACACATCAAAAACGGCACTAA
- a CDS encoding IS200/IS605 family accessory protein TnpB-related protein, whose product MEDEIEKASHRTVEYASQFENSVIILEYLDSITDEDIGKYSNRRLGKWLFSRLQSRIEEKVAEHGIAVEYVYVYVHPHHTPKMCHAC is encoded by the coding sequence ATCGAAGACGAAATCGAGAAAGCCTCACATCGCACCGTCGAATACGCCTCCCAGTTCGAGAACTCGGTTATCATCCTCGAATATCTCGACAGTATCACCGACGAGGACATTGGAAAGTACTCGAATCGGCGTCTCGGCAAGTGGCTGTTCTCCCGCTTGCAGTCACGAATTGAAGAGAAGGTAGCGGAACACGGGATTGCTGTGGAATACGTGTATGTGTACGTGCATCCGCACCATACTCCGAAGATGTGCCATGCGTGTTAA